GCAAACTCGGCAATGCAGAGGGAACGCTCACGGTCAAAACCGATTTCAACCGCCTGAAGGAATGGCAGAAGATTGCCCCCTACTGGGATGACCGCAGACCCGACCTCTATAAGAAGATACTCGATTTTTAACCCTGTATTCACACGATTTATCGGGAGGGCTTATCTTTTTCAGGCGTTCGATCATTGACCTGAAGGATTTGATACGGTCAAGAATCGGCTCTATATTCTATTGTTTCGTGCAGAAATAGATGTCTCCGGCCGAAGCGGTAATGCCCATCAACGTGATTTCCTCACGGCTGAGTATATCGTGAGGAGATATTACCCTGACAATGAATCCCGGCTCTTCGAGTCGTGTAATGAAATCGGGGCCATACCTGCGGACATGATCCTCCTGCCCGAAGTATTTGAGCCGTTCTTCCGGTTCGGTAATCGACGCATCTTCGAAAGTGACATCAGCGGTAACCGGAACAAGGATAACTGCCCATCCATCGGCTTTTAACACCCTGTACAACTCACGAATGGCGCGTTTATCGTCGGGTATGTGTTCAAGAACGTTGCTGCAATAGATTACATCGAATGATTTGTCGCCGCAGGGTATTTGCGTTATATCAAGCTTAACCATGACCTCGGGACTGTTGAGATCCGCTGTGACATAACCGGAACCTATTCTTTTTTCGAGAATTTTTACCATACCCTGTTCCGGAGCAACATGGAGCATCGTTTTGGACCGCCCATCGAAAAGATCGGTCTTCGTCTCAAAACAGCGCCATACAAGCCTATGTCTTTCAAGTGACTTGCAATACATACACAATGCATCATCACGAGGCGGGATACCGAATTTCCCAAATTTTTTCGAGCTTTTTTTACAGATCGGACAATACCTTCCATTTCCGCGATAGGGAAGATAATCGAGATAATCTCTCGCTGTCCGCAGCGATTTTTTTATGAACATGGGGAGAAATTTTGTCATTTTCATGAGTACATGCTCTGTTCATATCGCTGTATCAGGAGTTACTTAATCCTGATTATTCATGAAAATATGCTTTGCCACAAAGGCACCAAGGCACAAAAAGATATAATATATTATTAATACTATCCTTAGTTACACTTAAATGTTGACATTACTACCAATGATATAAAATTCAAATCCGCCCGATCCGCGAAAAACCGTGTTCTATTAAACTTTAAGGATAGACCGGTGTAACGGCATTGTTCCCGTATTATACGCTGATAATATAACAATAGTGCCAACAAAATGGTCATTAAATTGACTATCCCCGCAGTGAACTACGTGGTATTTCGCCAATCTCCTGACACTTCGTGTCACCAGAATTTCTAAATACAAAAAAAGAAAAAACTGTTACCTCGGAGTAAACTCCGAGGAATTCTTTTGATTAAACCATTTCATCGCACATTTCCCCTTGAAAGCGATGCGAAAATCCCCCCGAAACAGAGGGCTGCAAAGAGAAT
The sequence above is drawn from the bacterium genome and encodes:
- a CDS encoding methyltransferase domain-containing protein, which codes for MLHVAPEQGMVKILEKRIGSGYVTADLNSPEVMVKLDITQIPCGDKSFDVIYCSNVLEHIPDDKRAIRELYRVLKADGWAVILVPVTADVTFEDASITEPEERLKYFGQEDHVRRYGPDFITRLEEPGFIVRVISPHDILSREEITLMGITASAGDIYFCTKQ